CGGGTCCAATACTTCTGGATCATCTTGCCGCGATGCTCGATTTCAACGTAGGCCCGGCCGGTGTCGTAGCCCGTGCCCCACACGGCCATAAACTCCTCGCCCGGCTCGCACTGCCATTTCGGCGCGGCCAGCAGGCTGGGAAGCTTGAGGTTAAGTTTTTCCGCCGCCGGCTCGAGCACCTGCAGCGGCAGCATGGCCTTGACGGGTTTGCCAAAACGATCCTGGGTCTCAAAGATCGCCCGATACAGCCCGGGCGCCAGGTTGAAGCTGGCCGTCTGGCGGCCGTTGGTGGCCGTGGTCAGGCCGCGCTCGGCCACCAGCTTGCCCAGGGGCCAGGTGTTGGGATCCGCCGTCGGCCCCGGTTGCTCCGCTCCCCCCGCCTGCGCCCCGCCGCGCCCGCGCGGGTGGTAGGGCGGCGCCAGCTCGGGCCGGATCACCGCCGCCGGCTGCTCCACCTGATAAATCTTCAGCGCCCCTTCGGCGGCCTGCCCCTCGCCGTCCAGGGTGGCGGTGAAGAGGGCAATGGCCACCGGTTTTTCGCTCACCTGCCATTCCTCGGCCGCAAGGCTGGCCTGCAACGCCGTGTAGCCCACCACCACCGCCCGCTGGGCCGAGCGCGTTTCACCCGTGGCATCCGTCACGTCCGCATAGATGGTGAAATGGAAGGTCGGCTCGTTGGTGGGGGAGATGGACGGATCGGGTTTGGCCACAAACTCCACCTTGAACGTCCCATCCGTGCCCGTGCGGGTGCTGCCATGCGCAATTTCCTGGGCGCCCGATGGCGGGAAGGGATCCCACCAGCAATACCAGCGCCACCAGACGGGGTAGCGCACCTCGCGCACCACCCGGTACTTCACCAGCGCGTTGTCCACCGCCGCGCCGGTGTAGCTCTCGGCCTTGCCGCCCAGCTCCACGCGGTCATTCAGGCGCGCCGCGGTTTTGGGGGCTTCCAGGGCGACCTGGAACTTCGGCCGCTTGTATTCCTCCACGCTCACCGTGGTGCTGCCATTGGGGCCGCCCTGCACAAAAAGCCGCATGCGCCCGGTGACGCGATCGCGCGGCGCGGTGAAGCTGCCGCTGAACGAGCCGAAATCATTGGCCTGCACTTCGCGGCGCTCGACCTCCTTGCCGTTGGGATCGGCCAGCACCACCGTCAACTTCTGGCCGGGCAGCAGCTCGTACTTGTCCTGCTCCTGATCCACCTGCAGGCAGATGCCCTTGAACGAAATGGTCTGGCCGGGCCGGTAAAGCGCCCGATCGGTGAAGAACAGCGTTTGCGAAGTCGGCCGCCGGCGCCCGGGGCTCGAGGCCCAATATTCATTCTGGGTGGCCAGCTCCTGGCCCTGATGCCGGACGTGCAGGATGTGGCCGCGCTGCGCCGGGGCATCCACGATAAACAGCCCGTTTTCGTCCGTGCGCACCGGCGCGTTGGCCACGCGGTTGCCCTGGGCGTCGAAATGCCAGCTCCGCACCTCGGCATCGGCCACCGGCTCGCCGCTCCGCGCGTCCAGCACAAAGCCCTGCAGCATCCCGTTGAAGGTGCGCGGGATCAGGGCCAGCTCGCTCACCCAGATATCGGTGAAGTGCACCACATTATCCTGCTCGCCAAAGTCGGCCTTCGCGCTGGCCAGGAGGTAGTAAAAGCCGGGCTTCAGGTTCTCGGGCACCGCCACCTTTTCCACCCGGCTCTGATAATCGGTGGTGGCCGGCAGCTTCACGGACCACGCCTGCGCCGGCGCGCGTTTGAGAACTTCCTTGCGCCCGGCGTCGTCCAGCCATTCGGGCCGGCGGCCGCGATTGGAGAAGGCGGCATTCCAGTCCCACGGCACCAGGCGGAAGTGGACCTCGGTCAGATTGCGGTAGTGCACCCGGATCGGCGGCCAGGGCGCATTCCACACCCGCTCGGTGTTGAGGCTCAGCTCGCGGCTCTCGATCTCGGTCACCAAATTGCGGCACATCATGCCCCCGGCGCTCTTGGGATAAACCTTCGCCCCGCGGGAGGCGAGCCGGTGGGCCTCCACCCAGTCGCCCTCGTCGCGCACCACCACGGCCCACCGATGCAACGCCATGGCGGCCAGCTCGTGATCCGCCCATTGATCCACAAACGCCTTCAAGGCCGCCTTGTAACGGGCGCGTTTCTCATCCCCAAACGCCGTGTTGTACCCGTAATGCAGCCGCGCCAGATCCACATCCAACCGCGCGGTGGGATCAGCATCCGGCTGGTGAAAACGCAGCAGGGCCTGATACAGCCGGAGGGCCTTGAGCTTGGGCGACTCCGTATCGGTGGTCTCGGGATTCCAGGCCAGAAAGGCGGCCATCGGCTCCAAAATCGGGCTGGTGGCCGGGATTTCAAAGGCGTCCTGCGGCTTGGCCGCGGCCTGCTCGCCGGAGGTGTAGAATTGCAGGGCCTCGTGCGCCAGAAAATCGTACATCGTCGGCCGGTACCGATCGGGAATGGTGCCCTTGATCAGCAGGTCATCAAACTGCGCCACCGGCATCTGCTTCAGCAAATCCGCCGCCGCCAGCGCGGCGGTGAATTCCTTGTCAATTTCCGCAAACAGCCGGGGCAAATCCCACGTGGTGAAATCCTTGCCCGGCTCGGTGGCGGTGGCGGTGCGCTGCATGAAGCGCCAGCGGTTTTGCTGGAAATAGTGCCAGTACCACGTCGCCTGCAGGGCATGGTAGATTGGTTTCAGCTCCGGCGGCGCCTTGGCAATCTCGGCCTGCAACCGCGTGATCTTCTCCTCCGGCTTGTTGCCCTGAATGTTGGCCTCCAGAACGATCTTCCGGCAGACGGCCTTGGCCACCTCGCCCCAGGCCTTGTCTTTGGTGGCCCCCTGAATGATGGGCTCGAGGGCCTCAATGGCCGATTTGGGCAGGCCTTGGTTGATGGCCTCGTCCACTTTCTTCCATTGGGCATCTCTCACACCAGCCATAAGTGGAATCTGGACGGCCAAAACCGTCCCCAGCAGGGCTAGCCATGTGCGCATCATAAGTATTTGTATCACTCTCCCTGTGAGACGGCAAAACCGTAATAATGCTCCCTCTCCTGCTGCCTCCGCCGTGGATTGGGCCCCGGAGACATCTCCCCCGGCATGAAAACGCCATCCGCCCCGGCCGTGCCCTGCCGCCCGGGCGCCGCCTCAACGGCGGGCGTTGTAGGCGGGGCAGGCGTACTTGGTGGCCGCCAGATGGCGGGCTTCCTCCAGCAGGGCGGGGGGCGGGACGAGCACCTCCCAGCCCACTTGCCATTGCTCGCGCGCGTGGGCGAGCATGGCCGCCTCCCAATCGGCGCGGGCCAGACCGCGCGGGGGCGGCTGAAGGGAGCCCTGGATGAGCAGCCCCTCGCGGGTGCGGCGCTGGGCGGCCCCGGCAATCTTGCGCCCGTGGCGCAGCAGATCAAATTGCTCGTAACCCGCAAAACACTGCCCGGGCGCTTCCTCGCGGCGCTGGGGGGCCAGCTCGGTGGCGAGGCCCAGCCGCGCCAGCGCGCCCTGAATCCATTGATGCATCCGCTGATAACTCTGCGCGGCGCGCAGGTCATACCAGGCATCGGCCGGCGGCACCGCCACACTGTAGGTCCAATCCGCGTCATGGGGCACCAGCCCGCCGCCGGTGGGACGCCGGATGAGCGGGCGCAGCGCGGTGAGCCGCTCCAGCTCGGCGTATTTCTGGAAAAAACCAAACGTGGCCGCCGGCGCGCTCCAGCCGTAGAACCGCAGCACCGGCCGGCCAAGGGCCGGAGCGGCCCGCAGGATCGCCTCATCCAACGCCATGTTGAAGGCCGGCTCGTGCAGGGCGCAGGGCAGGTAATACCAGGCATGCAGCGTGTCGGCCATGCAGACGGCAGGGGGCGCTAGACTTTGTCCGCGCTGGGGCAGTGGGCGCGGATTTCACAGTGGGCGCAGTCCGGTTTGCGGGCGCTGCAACGGCGGCGGCCATGCCAGATCAGCCAGTGGCTGAACCGCGTCCACTCCGCGCGCGGGACCAGCTCCATGAGCTCGCGCTCGATTTTCTCCGGATCTTTCTCGGGCGTGAGCTGGAGCCGCGCCGCCAGCCGGCTCACGTGGGTGTCCACCACAATGCCCTCATTCAGCCCAAAGGCGTTGCCGAGGACAACGTTGGCCGTCTTGCGCCCCACGCCCGCCAGCGCGGTCAACTCCTCCATGGTGCGCGGCACCTCCCCCCCGTGGCGCTCCACCAGCGCGCGGCAGGCGGCCTGGATGCTTTTGGCCTTGTTGCGATAAAATCCGGTGCTCTGGATGTCCTTCTCCAGCTCGGCCTGCGGCGCGCGCGCGTAATCGGCGGCGCAGCGGTATTTCTGAAACAAGATGGCCGTGACCTGATTCACCCGCGCATCCGTGCACTGCGCGGAGAGGATGGTGGCGATGAGCAGCTCCAGGGGATTGGTGTAATTCAGCTCGCAATGCGCGTCGGGGTAGGTGGCCCGCAATGCGGCGCACAGGCGCGCGACGCGCGCCGCGCGGGCGGCGGCGGACTCGCGGCCGGAAGAGGCGGGACGGGGCATGGCAGGTTACTTTTTCAGAAAATATTGGCGCTGTTTTTCGCTGATCGGCAGGCCCAGCTTCTCCATCACCTGCAGCAAATCCTCCCACACCTGCCGCTTGGCGGCGAGGGATTGATTGCGCAGCAGGTAGGCGGGGTGATACGTGGGCATGAGCGGGATGCCGCGGTAATCGCGCCACACCCCCCGCTCCTTGGTGATGGAAACTCTCTGCTGGGTCAGCCCCTCCAGGGCCGTGGCGCCCAGGGCCACGAGCACCTTGGGCCGGATCAGATCAATCTGCTGCTGCAGCCACGGCAGGCAGGTGACCATTTCCTGGGGCGTGGGCTTGCGGTTGCCGCTGGTCTGGCCCGGGGTGTCCGGCCGGCATTTGAGCACGTTGGCTATGAAAACCTCCTCCCGCCGCAGGCCCATGGTCTGGATCATTTTGGTCAGCAACTGGCCCGCCGCCCCCACAAACGGCTCCCCCTGCGCGTCTTCATCCGCCCCCGGCGCCTCGCCCACAAACATCAAATCGGCGTATAGGTTGCCTACCCCAAAAACCACCGTGCGGCGGCTGCGAACCAGATGCGGGCACTTGACGCAGGCCAGCACCCGGGCCCGCAGGGAGGCCAGGGCCAGCTCGCGATCCCCGGCCTCCACCGGCACCGGCTTCGGCCCCGGCGCCGGCGCAGCGGAGGGCGGCGCTGCCGGCGGTTTCGGCGCGGTAACAAAACCCAGAGTGCCGGGCGGCAGGGAGGGTTTCGGCGGGGCGGGGGACGCAGACGGCGCGGGCGGCAGCGCTGGGGCGGCCGCCGGCCGCCGTGGCGCGGCCACGGCCGGCCTGGCCAGCGCGGCCAGGGTTTCAGGTTTCACCAAAACCCAGGACTGGCCGCGATGCCGCAGCTCTTCCAGGTGGGCAATGGTGGCTTCCAGAAGCTGCTGGTACCCGTTCACGGCGGTGATGTTAATGGGTGTGACCGCTCATGCACGAAAAAATTGCGCCCCCGCGCCGGCTGCGGGCCTACCAATTCTTGAAAGTGCGGTTGGAGCGCTTGCGGGCATCAGCGGCCTCCGGCGGAATGTAGGGCAGCATTTTCTCCTCCACCTTGGCCGCCTCCAACAACTGCCGCGCCTGCTCCGGCGTCAGGCCCATGACTTTGACCGCGCGGGAGGGATCCGCCTGGCCTTGTCCCTCGGGCGGCGGATTTTTGTTGCCCGCGGCGTCTTGCGCCTCCGCGGGTGAACGATCGCCCTGCTGTTGCTGCTGCTGCTGGTCCGGCGTGGGCTGCGGTTGAGCCTGCGGCGCCGGGTTCTGCTCCGGCTGCCGGGCATTCTGTCCGCCTTGCTGCTCATTTTGCGCCTGGGATTGCTGGGAGGGGTTGGGGGAGTTCTCCCCCTGCGAATCCTGGGAATTGGAGGAGGACTGCTGCTGTTGCTGCTGCTGCTGCTGTTGAAGCTGCTCCAGCTCCTCCAGTTTGCGCCGGATGACCTCCAGGTTGTGCTGGGCATCGGCATCCTGCGGATTCAGGCGCAGGGCATGGGCCAGATGATTGGTGGCGGTCTGCCAGGCGGCCTTTTTCTTCTCCAGCTCCGGCTCGGCCTGGCCCAGATGATAGCGCGCGCTGGCGGCGTTGTAGAAGGCGCGCTGCTGCAAATCCAGGTTTTCGGGGGTCATCGCCGCCGCCTCGAATTCCCGGGCGGCCCGCTCGTAATCGCGATCGCGGAAGGCCGCCACGCCCAGGTTGTAGCGCAGGCGGTTGTCCTCCGGACGTTTGAGCAGCAGCTCTTCATAGGCTTTTTTGGCCGCCTTGTGGTAACCGCGATCCAGCTCCCGGCGGGCCTCCGCGGGCGACACCGCCTGCGCCGGCCCGCCGGCCCACAGCAGGGCCAGGCCGGCCAGCCCCCACACCACGCGCCGGGCGCGGCGCCATGTCCAGCGTTCACGCATGGGACAATCGCCCACGAGAATTTCGGCCAGCAGCAGCAAAATGGCAAGCCCCAGCGGCCAGTGATACCGCTCATGATAGACGCGCACCATGCGCGCCGCCTGCTCGGCTTTGGGCAGGGGGGCAATGCCTTTTTCGTACAGCAGGGCCATGGTGCCCGCCCCGGCCAGCCGCAGATAAAACCCGCCCCCGGTGGTGGCCACCTCGTGCAGCAGGCGCTCCTCCAGCCGGGTGCGCACGGGCCGGCCCTCGGCATCCCGCGCCGTTTCGCGGCGGCCGCCCGGCTCGGGCACGCGCAATTCCTCGCCTTCGGGCGTGCCGATGCCGATGGTAAAAATCTTGATGCCCGCCCTGGCGGCGGCGGCGGCGGCCTCCAGCACGCCGGCCTCGTGATCCTCGCCATCCGAAAACACGACCAGCACCTTGTGGCTTTCGCCCGCGTTGGTGAAGGCGGCCTGCGCCACTTCGATCGCCTCGGCAATCGCGGTGCCGCCCTGCGGAATGATTTCCGTGTCCAGCATCATGACGCTCTGCCGGAAGGCCTCGGTGTCCATCGTCAGCGGGCATTGGAGAAACGCCGAGCCGGCAAAGGCAATCAGCCCCACCCGGTCGCTGCGGGCCGTCTGGGCCAGGTCCAGCGCGGCAAGCTTGGCGCGTTCAAGGCGGTTGGGCTTGATGTCCTCGGCCAGCATGCTGCGGGAGGTGTCCACGGCCAGCAGAATGTCCACGCCCCGGCGTTTGACCTCCTCCCAGTGATACCCCCACTGCGGCCGGGCGGCGGCGACAATCAGCAGGGCCAGCGCCGCCAGCAGCAGCGCCTGCCGCCCGCGCCGGCGGGCCGGGGAGAACCCCTCGGTGAGGCCCGGCAGCAGCCGCGCGTGAATGAAGCGCTCCAGCAGCGCCTGGCGCCGCCGGCCCAGGTGCCAGAACAGCCACAGCGCCGCCGGCACCAGCAGCAGCAGCCATAACAGTTGGGGTTCGGCAAATCTCATGGCAACTGTCGCAGCCAGGTCTGGCTCAGCACCATTTCCAGCACCAGCAGCCCCACCGCCCCCAGCAGCAGCCAGTGCGCCAGCTCGGTGTGCTGCGAAAATTTTTTGATGACCACCTCGGTTTTCTCCAGGCGGTCAATCTCCTCGTAAATCTGGCGGAAACGCTCCGTGTTGTCGGCGCGGTAATACTTGCCGCCGGTAAGCTCGGCGATTTTCTGCAGGGTCTCCTCGTCAATGTCCACCAGCACCGGCTCGCGGATGAGCCGGCCCATGAACTGGCGCAGCACATACGACTGTCCCTGCCGCCCGATGCCGATGGTGTACACCTTGATGCCCAGCGCCCGGGCGGCTTCGGCCGCCGCCAGCGGGGGCACCTTGCCCGCGTTGTTCTGGCCGTCGGTCATCAGGATCACCAGGCGGCTTTTGGCGGGCACGTGCTCCAGCCGATTCACCGCCGTGGCCAGGGCCGAGCCGATGGCCGTGGAGTTGTATTCGCGCACCGCCCCCAACTGCAGCCGCTCCAGATTCTGCAGCAGAAAATCATGGTCCAGCGTCAGCGGCGCCGCCACGTACGGGCGCCCGGCAAAGGCCACGATGCCGATCCGATCGCTGGGCCGTTTCTTGATGAACTCCCGCAGCACCTCCCGCGCCATGTCCAGCCGGTTCACATCCCGCCCCCGCAGGTTGAAGTCCATGGCCTCCATGCTGCCCGACATGTCCAGCGCCACCATGATGTCCACCCCGCTCGCGCTGATGGACGTCTCGGTGTGGGTCCGCCGCGGCTGGGCCAGCGCCACGAGGGCCAGCGCCAGCGCCAGCCAGCGCAAATGCGCCAGCCAGCTCCCCGGCGCCGAGCGGGCCGGCCGCAGCCCCGTGGGCAGCAGTTGCAGCGAGGAATAC
Above is a genomic segment from Verrucomicrobiia bacterium containing:
- the nth gene encoding endonuclease III, whose product is MPRPASSGRESAAARAARVARLCAALRATYPDAHCELNYTNPLELLIATILSAQCTDARVNQVTAILFQKYRCAADYARAPQAELEKDIQSTGFYRNKAKSIQAACRALVERHGGEVPRTMEELTALAGVGRKTANVVLGNAFGLNEGIVVDTHVSRLAARLQLTPEKDPEKIERELMELVPRAEWTRFSHWLIWHGRRRCSARKPDCAHCEIRAHCPSADKV
- a CDS encoding uracil-DNA glycosylase, producing MNGYQQLLEATIAHLEELRHRGQSWVLVKPETLAALARPAVAAPRRPAAAPALPPAPSASPAPPKPSLPPGTLGFVTAPKPPAAPPSAAPAPGPKPVPVEAGDRELALASLRARVLACVKCPHLVRSRRTVVFGVGNLYADLMFVGEAPGADEDAQGEPFVGAAGQLLTKMIQTMGLRREEVFIANVLKCRPDTPGQTSGNRKPTPQEMVTCLPWLQQQIDLIRPKVLVALGATALEGLTQQRVSITKERGVWRDYRGIPLMPTYHPAYLLRNQSLAAKRQVWEDLLQVMEKLGLPISEKQRQYFLKK
- a CDS encoding VWA domain-containing protein — protein: MRFAEPQLLWLLLLVPAALWLFWHLGRRRQALLERFIHARLLPGLTEGFSPARRRGRQALLLAALALLIVAAARPQWGYHWEEVKRRGVDILLAVDTSRSMLAEDIKPNRLERAKLAALDLAQTARSDRVGLIAFAGSAFLQCPLTMDTEAFRQSVMMLDTEIIPQGGTAIAEAIEVAQAAFTNAGESHKVLVVFSDGEDHEAGVLEAAAAAARAGIKIFTIGIGTPEGEELRVPEPGGRRETARDAEGRPVRTRLEERLLHEVATTGGGFYLRLAGAGTMALLYEKGIAPLPKAEQAARMVRVYHERYHWPLGLAILLLLAEILVGDCPMRERWTWRRARRVVWGLAGLALLWAGGPAQAVSPAEARRELDRGYHKAAKKAYEELLLKRPEDNRLRYNLGVAAFRDRDYERAAREFEAAAMTPENLDLQQRAFYNAASARYHLGQAEPELEKKKAAWQTATNHLAHALRLNPQDADAQHNLEVIRRKLEELEQLQQQQQQQQQQSSSNSQDSQGENSPNPSQQSQAQNEQQGGQNARQPEQNPAPQAQPQPTPDQQQQQQQGDRSPAEAQDAAGNKNPPPEGQGQADPSRAVKVMGLTPEQARQLLEAAKVEEKMLPYIPPEAADARKRSNRTFKNW
- a CDS encoding VWA domain-containing protein, whose amino-acid sequence is MTFAHPQLLWLLLLVPAVAWLVGRTGRRAALVYSSLQLLPTGLRPARSAPGSWLAHLRWLALALALVALAQPRRTHTETSISASGVDIMVALDMSGSMEAMDFNLRGRDVNRLDMAREVLREFIKKRPSDRIGIVAFAGRPYVAAPLTLDHDFLLQNLERLQLGAVREYNSTAIGSALATAVNRLEHVPAKSRLVILMTDGQNNAGKVPPLAAAEAARALGIKVYTIGIGRQGQSYVLRQFMGRLIREPVLVDIDEETLQKIAELTGGKYYRADNTERFRQIYEEIDRLEKTEVVIKKFSQHTELAHWLLLGAVGLLVLEMVLSQTWLRQLP